One window of the Alligator mississippiensis isolate rAllMis1 chromosome 5, rAllMis1, whole genome shotgun sequence genome contains the following:
- the MTF2 gene encoding metal-response element-binding transcription factor 2 isoform X3, with translation MVCTICQEEYSEAPNEMVICDKCGQGYHQLCHTPNIDSSVIDSDDKWLCRQCVFATTTKRGGALKKGPNAKALQVMKQTLPYNVTDLEWDAGHKTNLQQCYCYCGGPGDWYLKMLQCCKCKQWFHEACVQCLQKPMLFGDRFYTFICSVCSSGPEYLKRLPLRWVDIAHLCLYNLSVIHKKKYFDSELELMAYINENWDRLHPGELADTPKSERYEHVLEALNDYKTMFMSGKEIKKKKHLFGLRIRVPPVPPNAALKAEKEPEGTSHEFKIKGRKSSKPIPDTREVTNGIERKGKKKSVGRPPGPYTRKMIPKTPEPSSLEKEPVPVVETPVLDLPPSVGPIILHLRRADGTAHSSNTSDVESTGAASTKETTSSSISRHYSLSDSRKRTRTGRTWPAAIPHLRRRGRFPRKALQTQNSEIVKDDEGKEDYPYDELNTEILNNLADQELQLNHLKNSITSYFGAAGRIACGEKYRVLARRVTLDGKVQYLVEWEGATAS, from the exons ATGGTCTGTACGATATGTCAGGAGGAGTATTCAGAAGCACCTAATGAAATGGTTATATGTGATAAATGTGGCCAAG GTTATCATCAGCTATGTCACACACCAAACATTGATTCCAGCGTGATTGATTCGGATGATAAATGGCTTTGTCGACAATGTGTTTTTGCAACAACAACTAAG AGGGGCGGTGCACTTAAGAAAGGACCCAATGCCAAAGCACTGCAAGTCATGAAGCAAACCTTACCATACAATGTAACAGATCTGGAATGGGATGCAGGTCATAAAACTAACCTCCAGCAGTGTTACTGCTATTGTGGAGGCCCTGGCGA CTGGTATTTAAAGATGCTGCAGTGTTGCAAATGTAAACAGTGGTTTCATGAAGCTTGTGTGCAGTGTCTCCAAAAGCCAATGCTTTTTGGTGACAG GTTTTATACATTCATATGCTCAGTTTGCAGTTCTGGACCAGAATACCTCAAACGTTTACCCTTGCGATG GGTAGATATAGCACATCTATGTCTTTACAACCTAAGTGTTATTCATAAGAAGAAATACTTTGATTCAGAACTTGAACTTATGGCATACATTAATGAAAACTGGGATCGATTGCATCCTGGTGAG CTGGCAGACACACCAAAATCTGAAAGATATGAGCATGTACTGGAGGCATTAAATGATTACAAGACTAT GTTTATGTctggaaaagaaataaagaaaaagaagcattTGTTTGGCTTGAGAATTCGTGTTCCTCCAGTGCCACCAAATGCTGCTTTAAAGGCTGAGAAAGAACCCGAAGGAACATCTCATGAGTTCAAAATTAAGGGCAGGAAATCATCTAAACCAATACCTGATACAAG GGAAGTAACTAATGGTAtagaaaggaaggggaagaaaaaatcaGTAGGTCGTCCCCCTGGTCCCTATACAAGAAAAATGATTCCCAAAACTCCAGAGCCATCTTCTTTG GAAAAGGAACCAGTTCCAGTGGTAGAGACCCCAGTCCTGGATTTGCCCCCCTCTGTTGG TCCTATTATCTTGCATCTCAGGAGAGCTGATGGAACTGCACATTCATCTAATACCTCAGATGTGGAATCCACAGGTGCTGCCAGTACAAAAGAAACTACCTCATCTAGCATTTCACGACATTATAG CTTATCTGACTCCAGAAAAAGGACTCGTACAGGAAGAACTTGGCCTGCTGCAATACCACATTTGAGGAGAAGAGGTCGCTTTCCAAGAAAAGCACTCCAGACTCAGAATTCAGAAATTGTAAAAGATGATGAAGGCAAAGAAGATTATCCATATGATGAACTCAATACAGAGATTCTTAATAATTTAGCAGATCAGGAATTACAGCTCAATCATCTGAAGAACTCAATTACTAGTTATTTTGGTGCAGCAGGTAGAATAGCTTGTGGTGAAAAATATCGTGTTTTGGCTCGTCGGGTGACACTTGATGGAAAGGTGCAGTATCTTGTGGAGTGGGAAGGAGCAACTGCATCCTGA